In one Ignavibacteriales bacterium genomic region, the following are encoded:
- a CDS encoding metallophosphoesterase, which produces MKRKTLIAYVVTLLLGLILTSCTKDKVAEPAGTDSWTFVIFGDTRGDFDPAKHPPYNASTATGVSLLLPQIATKIASLKPEFVLHVGDLVCGDLYEDVILIGVPNVIAIPYADQFLAFKDAMSPVYNANIPLYMVRGNHEVSNSYGLIRGTDPALAAAYYQAFGQYMPQNYDGSFANQKGLTYSFNHKQVTVVAVDQYAQYVAPNPLPVPVWKPTNKWGTNFWGYHTIDQDWVSKQLQASTNPFKIVFAHEPVYEACSIPFSTVYATYQWSKELYFGPESFGGIARRQSFIDMMGANGAQLYAVGHLHNMSIGYVLDGAGHTIYQLTVGNGGAFPMQSVDITGNEAAIHDVRYELTKVGFTLATVNPTNNTMLLEYYVMDINDFTWSKESFTNQITGSSP; this is translated from the coding sequence ATGAAAAGAAAGACTCTTATAGCATATGTTGTTACGCTTTTGTTAGGTTTAATTCTTACAAGCTGCACAAAAGACAAGGTTGCAGAACCTGCCGGAACCGATTCATGGACGTTCGTCATATTCGGAGACACACGCGGCGACTTTGATCCTGCAAAACATCCACCTTACAATGCCAGCACTGCTACAGGGGTTAGTCTTCTGCTTCCGCAGATCGCGACAAAAATAGCGTCGTTGAAACCGGAATTTGTACTGCACGTTGGTGACCTTGTCTGCGGCGATTTGTATGAGGATGTCATTTTGATAGGAGTGCCAAATGTTATCGCGATTCCCTATGCCGACCAGTTTCTCGCTTTTAAAGACGCGATGAGCCCAGTGTATAACGCGAATATCCCGCTTTATATGGTAAGAGGTAACCACGAGGTCAGCAACTCGTACGGCTTGATTAGAGGTACTGATCCCGCACTGGCGGCTGCCTACTACCAGGCATTCGGTCAATATATGCCACAAAACTACGATGGATCGTTCGCTAACCAAAAGGGCTTGACCTATTCATTCAATCATAAGCAAGTGACTGTTGTTGCGGTTGATCAATACGCCCAGTATGTGGCTCCTAATCCTTTACCTGTACCGGTCTGGAAACCCACTAACAAATGGGGAACAAATTTCTGGGGGTATCATACCATTGATCAGGACTGGGTGAGCAAACAGCTTCAAGCGTCAACAAATCCCTTCAAGATTGTTTTTGCACACGAACCCGTATATGAAGCTTGCAGCATTCCTTTCAGTACCGTCTATGCGACTTACCAATGGTCCAAGGAACTCTACTTTGGTCCCGAAAGCTTTGGCGGGATCGCCCGTCGTCAGTCATTTATCGATATGATGGGTGCAAACGGAGCACAGCTCTATGCAGTAGGTCATTTACACAATATGAGTATCGGTTATGTCCTCGACGGCGCCGGACATACGATCTATCAATTGACGGTTGGTAACGGCGGCGCATTCCCGATGCAATCCGTTGATATTACCGGCAATGAAGCCGCAATACATGATGTTCGGTATGAACTGACAAAAGTGGGATTCACCCTGGCGACGGTTAATCCAACCAACAACACAATGTTATTAGAGTATTATGTAATGGACATAAATGATTTCACTTGGTCGAAGGAGAGTTTCACTAATCAAATTACCGGCTCTTCTCCTTAA
- a CDS encoding PAS domain S-box protein: MKNIAKTKDELLQELNALKQEYATLKIKYEKDIYEHLTTKEVEVTLKKSEECFRMIFENAPVMIDAFNKDGNCTMWNKECEKTFGWTIEEINSYDEPLSLFYPDPKIKEQVIATIISSPEKIFREWHPHTKDGTVLSCLWANFRLPDETVMNLGYNITESNRAEEALRKSELRFKQISENAQESIWEVDNNGLYTYVSSNIKELLGYEAEEIVGIKYFYDFFDPENKEDLKQAALGAFARKESFKNFINCNIHKNGKKIILSTSCIPMLDNENNLIGYRGVDIDITERKLAEETLLKSKLQYDNLVSKIPVGIYILHTMLEGTFVLDYVSPKMADMFNVSVESLLADSQIVIQSIHPDDRDNFVKLNQEGIRLRRPFDWKGRVLTAKGVKWLHLESSPEPQENGEILWHGLAVDITERKLAEELLKSSEEKYRTLFENIPIGIGVGDLTGKIITFNDSMLKPGGYSRDDIIKMGNLENLYYNFSDRATIISLVKEKEFVNQYPVKFKRKDGSAYDTLLSLSRININGQPRIQALVEDITERKRIEEALHESEANTRAILEAMSTGILIIDPETHTIVDLNSVTSKMIGEPKEKIVGRVCHQFICPAENEKCPVTDLEQVVDNSERVLLNKEGIRIPILKTVSQITMGERKLLIENFTDITELKRVEKELKESENKFRTVIEEAVEIVFIVNNRGYFTYVNPSGSKSSGYSLDELKQLKYIDLIEPEHKKRVTRNYLRQYLERKSISTTEYPFRTKSGEIKWFNQNVRLIIENNEVTGFYVIARDITELRKAEIALKDSEVKLNVILESIADGILAVDSKGKIIKTNKKFAELWQIPQSIIDSGDDNTLLNFILEQLVDAEAFISKVQKLYNSTDEDLDLVHFKDGRIFERFSTPYLMQDSSIGRVWSFHDITKRKQAEETLKNERLLLRTLIDHIPDSIYSKDLACRKTLVNLTDLRYSGAKSEAEILGKTDFDLYPKELAEKFIADDQSVMQSGKPVLNKEEYVIDENGHQRWLLTSKLPLKDEKGNITGIVGIGRDITDRKNAEEEIQKHNEQFRLVWNGSLDGMRIMDEKGKIVMVNEAFCNMIGLERQQLEGEHLSVLFHKSINEISDPNEQNSKMDVYKQRFYDKKIEPKFERELHLWDDRKVWFEVTNAYMEIEGGKNVLLSIFRDISVRKLSELIIQQQNNQLQELNASKDKFFSIIAHDLKSPFQGFLNLTKIMATESQDFTISEFAEFSQALNESAVNLYKLLENLLDWATIQQGKKPFNLQRLNLKTMVTQNISTNMDRAKQKGISIINQVEDSINVSADEQMINTVLRNLISNAVKFTRKDGTITVNAKPIENEMIEISVIDTGIGISDKDLKRLFKIGEQVSSKGTEGESSTGLGLLLSKEFVEKHNGNIWVDSKENVGSTFYFTLPKII, encoded by the coding sequence ATGAAAAATATTGCTAAAACTAAGGACGAACTTTTACAAGAATTGAACGCGCTAAAACAAGAGTATGCTACTCTGAAAATCAAGTATGAGAAAGATATCTACGAACACCTGACTACCAAAGAGGTGGAGGTTACGTTGAAGAAAAGCGAAGAATGCTTCAGAATGATCTTTGAGAATGCACCCGTGATGATTGATGCTTTTAATAAAGATGGAAACTGCACAATGTGGAACAAAGAGTGTGAGAAAACCTTTGGATGGACTATTGAGGAAATCAATTCTTATGATGAACCACTGTCGCTCTTCTATCCTGACCCCAAAATAAAAGAGCAGGTTATTGCAACAATTATATCAAGCCCTGAAAAAATTTTCAGGGAATGGCATCCGCATACGAAAGACGGAACTGTTCTGTCATGTCTATGGGCAAATTTTAGACTACCCGATGAAACTGTAATGAATCTGGGATACAACATCACCGAGAGTAACCGGGCGGAAGAAGCGCTGCGGAAAAGTGAATTGCGATTTAAACAAATATCTGAAAACGCACAGGAATCGATTTGGGAAGTGGACAACAATGGTTTATACACTTATGTAAGTTCGAATATAAAAGAGTTGTTAGGTTATGAAGCTGAAGAAATAGTTGGTATTAAATATTTTTATGATTTTTTTGACCCGGAAAATAAAGAAGATTTAAAACAGGCTGCCCTTGGAGCGTTTGCCCGTAAAGAAAGTTTTAAAAATTTTATTAATTGTAACATTCATAAAAACGGCAAAAAAATTATTCTTTCTACCTCCTGTATTCCAATGCTTGATAATGAAAATAATCTTATTGGTTATCGCGGAGTAGATATAGATATCACCGAACGCAAGTTGGCAGAAGAAACGTTACTTAAAAGTAAACTGCAATATGACAACCTGGTTTCTAAAATTCCCGTAGGTATATACATTTTACATACAATGCTGGAAGGAACATTCGTATTAGATTACGTCAGCCCAAAGATGGCGGATATGTTTAATGTAAGTGTTGAGAGCCTCTTGGCAGATAGCCAAATCGTTATCCAATCGATTCACCCGGATGATAGGGATAACTTTGTCAAATTGAATCAGGAGGGAATTCGATTACGGCGCCCATTTGATTGGAAGGGTCGGGTTCTTACCGCTAAAGGGGTCAAGTGGCTGCACCTCGAGTCGTCACCCGAACCACAGGAAAACGGAGAAATCTTGTGGCATGGTCTTGCCGTGGATATCACCGAGCGCAAACTGGCTGAAGAGTTATTGAAATCAAGTGAAGAAAAATATCGTACTTTGTTTGAGAATATTCCTATTGGAATTGGTGTAGGGGATTTGACTGGCAAAATTATAACTTTTAATGATTCTATGCTTAAACCGGGTGGTTATTCCCGTGACGATATTATAAAAATGGGAAATTTGGAGAATCTTTATTATAATTTTTCAGACCGGGCTACAATTATTTCTCTTGTAAAAGAAAAAGAATTTGTTAATCAATACCCTGTAAAATTCAAACGCAAAGACGGCTCCGCCTATGATACTTTATTGTCACTTTCAAGAATCAATATTAACGGTCAGCCAAGAATTCAGGCACTTGTAGAAGATATCACCGAACGCAAACGCATCGAAGAGGCACTACATGAAAGTGAAGCAAATACGCGCGCCATACTGGAAGCTATGTCAACAGGAATTTTGATTATTGATCCAGAAACACACACTATTGTAGATTTAAATTCAGTAACCAGTAAAATGATTGGAGAACCTAAGGAAAAAATCGTCGGAAGAGTTTGCCATCAATTCATTTGTCCGGCAGAAAATGAAAAATGCCCAGTTACAGATCTTGAGCAAGTGGTTGACAACTCTGAGCGTGTATTGTTAAATAAAGAAGGTATAAGGATCCCAATTCTAAAGACGGTTTCACAAATAACCATGGGAGAACGAAAATTACTTATAGAGAATTTTACTGATATTACCGAACTCAAACGGGTGGAAAAAGAACTAAAAGAATCCGAAAATAAATTTCGCACTGTTATTGAAGAAGCAGTTGAAATTGTTTTTATTGTTAATAACCGTGGATATTTTACTTATGTCAACCCATCTGGATCAAAATCATCCGGTTATTCACTAGATGAACTAAAACAATTAAAGTATATAGACTTAATCGAACCCGAACATAAAAAAAGAGTTACACGAAATTATTTACGGCAGTATCTGGAAAGAAAATCAATATCAACTACAGAATATCCGTTCAGAACAAAATCGGGTGAGATCAAGTGGTTCAATCAAAATGTCCGTTTGATTATTGAAAACAACGAAGTAACAGGATTTTATGTAATTGCAAGAGACATAACAGAACTTCGAAAAGCTGAAATTGCTTTAAAAGATAGTGAAGTTAAATTGAATGTTATCCTTGAATCTATTGCTGACGGAATACTGGCTGTTGATAGTAAAGGTAAGATTATTAAAACCAACAAGAAGTTTGCTGAACTTTGGCAAATTCCTCAATCTATAATTGATTCCGGAGATGACAATACTTTATTGAATTTTATCCTTGAACAGTTAGTTGATGCAGAAGCGTTTATTTCTAAAGTCCAGAAACTCTACAATTCTACTGATGAAGATTTAGATTTAGTTCATTTTAAGGACGGGCGTATTTTTGAAAGATTTTCTACCCCTTATTTAATGCAGGATTCTTCAATCGGAAGAGTGTGGTCATTCCATGATATCACCAAGCGTAAGCAAGCAGAGGAGACTTTAAAAAATGAAAGATTATTATTACGCACACTGATTGACCATATTCCCGATTCAATTTATTCCAAAGATTTAGCTTGCCGCAAGACACTTGTTAACCTAACAGATTTACGTTATTCGGGGGCGAAATCAGAAGCAGAAATTTTAGGGAAGACGGACTTTGATCTTTATCCAAAAGAACTTGCTGAAAAATTCATTGCTGACGACCAATCTGTAATGCAATCTGGTAAACCAGTCCTTAACAAAGAAGAATATGTTATAGATGAGAACGGTCATCAGCGGTGGCTGCTCACTTCAAAACTACCATTGAAAGATGAAAAGGGAAATATAACAGGTATTGTTGGAATTGGTCGCGACATAACAGATCGGAAGAATGCAGAAGAAGAAATTCAAAAGCATAATGAACAGTTTAGATTGGTCTGGAATGGATCCCTTGATGGAATGAGAATAATGGACGAGAAGGGAAAGATAGTTATGGTTAATGAGGCTTTTTGTAATATGATTGGACTTGAAAGACAACAGCTTGAAGGAGAACATCTATCGGTATTGTTTCATAAAAGTATAAATGAAATTTCTGATCCTAATGAACAGAATTCTAAAATGGATGTTTACAAGCAGCGCTTTTATGACAAAAAAATTGAACCAAAGTTTGAAAGAGAACTTCACTTATGGGATGACAGAAAAGTTTGGTTCGAAGTAACTAACGCCTATATGGAAATTGAGGGAGGCAAGAATGTATTACTTAGTATTTTCAGAGATATATCAGTGCGCAAGCTATCAGAATTAATTATTCAGCAGCAAAATAACCAACTACAAGAACTAAACGCATCCAAGGATAAATTCTTTTCAATCATTGCACATGATTTAAAAAGTCCTTTCCAAGGTTTCTTAAATTTGACTAAGATAATGGCTACTGAAAGCCAGGATTTTACAATATCGGAATTTGCAGAATTTAGCCAGGCTTTAAATGAATCTGCTGTTAATCTGTATAAGTTGCTGGAAAATTTGTTGGACTGGGCTACAATACAGCAGGGAAAAAAGCCCTTCAATTTGCAAAGGCTGAATCTAAAGACAATGGTTACGCAAAACATCTCTACTAATATGGATCGTGCTAAACAAAAAGGGATTTCAATAATCAATCAAGTAGAAGATTCAATTAATGTTTCAGCAGATGAACAAATGATTAACACAGTTCTCAGAAATCTTATATCCAATGCAGTCAAATTCACAAGAAAAGATGGAACGATTACAGTAAATGCTAAGCCAATCGAAAATGAAATGATCGAAATATCAGTTATCGATACCGGTATTGGAATATCAGATAAAGATTTAAAGAGACTTTTTAAGATAGGTGAACAAGTAAGTTCTAAAGGTACAGAAGGTGAATCAAGTACCGGATTAGGATTACTACTATCCAAAGAATTTGTAGAAAAACATAACGGAAATATTTGGGTTGATAGCAAAGAGAATGTAGGCAGCACTTTTTATTTTACTTTGCCAAAAATCATTTGA
- a CDS encoding PAS domain S-box protein: MKNSGYTVNRTVHVFILTAGIISSVLGFLSLLGWILNIPFLTSLGANLIPMAPSAALLFIVMGIIIYLQSLMPQNRRMYYLSMFIGLLVSIIGLLLFILSLAGIYPHFEHLGLSINKYFDGLPVGHISPATAIGFVVCALSFLLSLTQSDKNTKRAWTALVLAFLVIIISMLFLIAYLFVSPLLYGSGVIPPSLLTSLAFFILSVGLLVSAGLQIWTYDPVKDASMARVPYVLLLIFILLAIGIVTGGYFAYQNYEKNFRTQVENQLNIVAELKVDQLDQWRKERLGDANVFYRNSVFSSIVKRYFKNKNDLDVKTKIQTWIKQVHSAYDYNNLCLYDTARIAQIYVPNELINTNQYFSIYFSQALSSGKIVFQDFYFDKKDKRIYLTIFIPILDEYNSNVVLGILAFRIDPTKYLYPLIGRWPTPSKTAETLIFRREGNDVLFLNELRFQKNTSLNLRIPLTKSNVLAVKAVLRQEGVIEGVDYRGVPVIGYVRAVPNSPWFIVARIDMKESFAQVREQMWLIVFLVVVLLIGSSSGVALIWRQQRNRFYQNQYKSAEALRQSEAKYRSIFDNATEGIFQSTPEGKFLSANPAMARILGFSSPEELINGRTDIGNQSYVHPEQREEFKQLIEQQNKISGFEYEVPRKDGSVVWVSETTQAVRDATDHIMYYEGIFINITERKQAEEALKNERLLLRTLIDHIPDSIYSKDTACRKTIVNLTDLRYSGAKSEAEILGKTDFDFYPKELAEGFFADDQSVMQSGKPVLNKEEYVIDENGHQRWLLTSKLPLKDEKGNITGIVGIGRDITDRKYAEEEIQKRNEQFKIVWNGSLDGMRIMDESGKIIMVNDAFCNMIGLERQQLEGAHLSVLFHKSVNEIFDPNEQNSKMDVYKQRFYDKKIEPKFERELHLWDGRKVWFEVTNAYMEFERGKTVVLSIFRDITVRKQTEKALRESERLLKESQQIGGLGTYVLEIATGMWTSSAVLDDIFGIDKEYVRSVKGWETLIHSEWRDELAQYFEDKVIGNRSRFDKEYKIVRFSDKQERWVHGIGELEKDENGRLLRMIGTIMDITERKQIELIIQQQNNQLQELNASKDKFFSIIAHDLKSPFNGFLNLTKIMATESQDFTISEFAEFSLALNNSAVNLYKLLENLLDWSIMQQGKISFNLQKLNLKAIVSQNISTIMDRAKQKGISIFNQVEDSINVSADEQMINTVLRNLISNAVKFTRKDGTITVNAKSIENEMLEISVSDTGVGISDKDLKRLFKIGEQVSSKGTEGESSTGLGLLLSKEFVEKHNGKIWVESKENVGSTFYFTLQEKK, from the coding sequence ATGAAAAATTCTGGATATACGGTAAATAGAACTGTACATGTTTTCATTTTAACGGCTGGCATTATCTCTTCGGTTCTTGGGTTTCTTAGTCTGCTCGGGTGGATTCTTAACATTCCTTTTCTTACCAGCTTAGGCGCTAATTTGATACCGATGGCGCCAAGCGCGGCGTTATTGTTTATAGTAATGGGAATCATTATCTATTTACAAAGTTTGATGCCACAAAACCGCAGAATGTACTACTTGAGCATGTTTATCGGACTGCTTGTTTCGATAATTGGGCTTCTCTTATTCATTTTATCATTGGCAGGAATATATCCACACTTCGAACATCTCGGTCTTTCCATCAATAAATATTTTGATGGTTTACCTGTAGGACACATCTCTCCGGCAACAGCGATAGGCTTTGTGGTTTGTGCTTTGTCGTTCTTACTGTCACTTACGCAATCTGATAAAAACACTAAGCGGGCATGGACAGCTTTGGTATTGGCTTTTCTCGTAATCATAATTTCTATGCTTTTTTTAATTGCATATCTTTTTGTTTCACCCTTATTGTACGGTAGCGGTGTCATTCCTCCATCACTGCTTACCTCTCTTGCTTTTTTTATTCTTTCGGTTGGTTTGTTAGTAAGTGCAGGACTTCAAATTTGGACTTACGACCCAGTAAAAGATGCTTCAATGGCACGAGTTCCATATGTTCTTTTATTAATTTTCATCCTCCTTGCAATAGGAATTGTTACCGGCGGATATTTTGCTTACCAAAACTATGAGAAGAACTTTCGCACCCAAGTAGAAAATCAGCTTAATATTGTTGCAGAGTTGAAAGTTGATCAATTAGATCAATGGCGAAAAGAACGATTAGGTGATGCAAATGTATTTTACAGGAATAGCGTATTCTCCAGTATTGTAAAACGCTACTTTAAAAATAAAAATGACTTAGATGTAAAAACAAAAATTCAGACGTGGATAAAACAAGTCCATTCAGCTTATGACTATAACAATTTATGTTTATATGACACTGCACGCATTGCACAAATCTACGTTCCCAATGAATTAATTAACACGAACCAGTACTTTTCAATCTACTTTTCCCAAGCTCTAAGTTCTGGCAAAATAGTATTTCAGGATTTTTACTTCGATAAGAAAGATAAGCGTATTTATCTTACTATTTTCATCCCCATCCTTGACGAATATAATTCAAATGTTGTTCTTGGAATACTTGCATTCAGAATTGATCCGACAAAGTATTTATATCCATTGATAGGGAGATGGCCAACACCCAGTAAAACGGCGGAAACTTTAATCTTCAGACGGGAAGGGAATGATGTACTATTTCTAAATGAACTTCGGTTTCAAAAAAATACTTCGCTTAATCTGCGTATTCCTCTAACCAAATCAAATGTGCTTGCTGTAAAAGCTGTTTTAAGACAAGAAGGAGTTATTGAAGGAGTAGATTACCGTGGAGTACCGGTTATAGGTTATGTTCGTGCAGTTCCAAACTCTCCATGGTTTATTGTTGCCCGCATAGATATGAAGGAAAGTTTTGCACAAGTAAGAGAGCAAATGTGGTTAATAGTATTTTTGGTCGTGGTTTTACTTATTGGTTCAAGCTCCGGAGTAGCATTAATATGGAGGCAGCAGCGTAACCGTTTCTATCAAAATCAATATAAGTCGGCAGAAGCCTTACGGCAATCTGAAGCCAAATATCGTTCTATTTTTGACAATGCTACCGAAGGCATTTTCCAAAGCACTCCGGAAGGAAAGTTCCTCTCAGCTAATCCCGCTATGGCACGCATTCTTGGCTTCTCCTCTCCCGAAGAGTTAATTAACGGGCGCACAGACATTGGCAATCAAAGCTATGTGCATCCAGAGCAAAGGGAGGAATTTAAACAGTTGATAGAACAGCAGAATAAAATATCCGGATTTGAATATGAGGTTCCACGTAAAGATGGTAGTGTTGTTTGGGTTTCCGAAACGACACAAGCCGTAAGGGATGCCACAGACCACATAATGTATTACGAAGGAATTTTTATCAACATTACCGAGCGCAAGCAAGCGGAGGAAGCTTTAAAAAATGAAAGATTATTATTACGCACACTGATTGATCATATTCCTGATTCTATTTATTCCAAAGATACGGCTTGCCGCAAGACAATTGTTAACCTAACAGACTTACGTTATTCGGGGGCAAAATCAGAAGCAGAAATTTTAGGGAAGACAGACTTTGATTTTTATCCAAAAGAATTAGCGGAAGGTTTCTTTGCTGACGACCAATCTGTAATGCAATCCGGTAAACCAGTCCTTAACAAAGAAGAATATGTGATAGATGAGAATGGTCATCAGCGGTGGCTGCTAACTTCAAAACTTCCCTTGAAAGATGAAAAAGGTAATATCACAGGTATTGTTGGAATTGGTCGCGACATTACAGATCGGAAGTATGCAGAAGAAGAAATTCAAAAACGAAATGAGCAGTTTAAAATAGTCTGGAATGGATCCCTTGATGGAATGAGAATAATGGACGAAAGTGGAAAAATAATTATGGTTAATGATGCTTTTTGTAATATGATTGGACTTGAAAGACAACAGCTTGAAGGTGCTCATCTATCTGTATTGTTTCATAAAAGTGTAAATGAAATTTTTGATCCTAATGAACAGAATTCTAAAATGGATGTTTACAAGCAGCGCTTTTATGACAAAAAAATTGAACCGAAGTTTGAAAGAGAACTTCATTTATGGGATGGCAGAAAAGTTTGGTTCGAAGTAACTAACGCCTATATGGAATTTGAAAGAGGCAAAACGGTAGTACTTAGTATTTTCAGAGATATAACAGTGCGAAAACAGACTGAGAAAGCGCTGCGTGAGAGTGAACGATTATTAAAGGAATCTCAACAGATTGGAGGTCTCGGTACGTATGTTCTCGAAATTGCTACCGGCATGTGGACAAGTTCAGCGGTCTTGGATGATATTTTTGGAATTGATAAAGAATATGTTCGTTCAGTAAAAGGGTGGGAAACACTAATCCATTCGGAGTGGCGTGACGAGTTAGCCCAATATTTTGAAGACAAAGTGATTGGGAATCGTTCTCGTTTCGACAAGGAATACAAAATAGTTCGATTTAGTGACAAACAAGAACGATGGGTTCATGGAATAGGTGAACTTGAAAAGGATGAAAATGGGCGATTGTTGAGAATGATAGGAACGATAATGGACATCACCGAGCGCAAGCAGATAGAATTAATTATTCAGCAGCAAAACAACCAACTACAAGAACTAAACGCATCCAAGGATAAATTCTTTTCAATCATTGCACATGATCTAAAAAGTCCTTTCAATGGCTTTTTAAATCTTACTAAAATAATGGCTACTGAAAGCCAGGATTTTACAATATCGGAATTTGCAGAGTTTAGCCTGGCATTAAATAACTCTGCTGTTAATCTGTATAAGCTGCTGGAAAATTTATTGGACTGGTCTATAATGCAGCAAGGAAAAATTTCCTTCAATTTGCAAAAGTTGAATCTAAAGGCAATTGTTTCTCAAAACATTTCAACTATTATGGATCGTGCTAAACAAAAAGGGATTTCTATCTTCAATCAAGTTGAAGATTCTATTAATGTTTCAGCCGATGAACAAATGATTAACACAGTTCTTAGAAATCTTATATCCAATGCAGTCAAATTCACAAGAAAAGATGGAACGATTACAGTAAATGCTAAATCAATCGAAAATGAAATGCTCGAAATATCAGTTAGCGATACCGGTGTTGGAATATCAGATAAAGATTTAAAGAGACTTTTTAAGATAGGTGAACAAGTAAGTTCTAAAGGTACAGAAGGTGAATCAAGTACCGGATTAGGATTACTGCTATCCAAAGAATTTGTAGAAAAACATAACGGCAAAATTTGGGTTGAAAGCAAAGAGAATGTAGGCAGTACATTTTATTTTACTCTTCAGGAGAAAAAATAA